From a region of the Sminthopsis crassicaudata isolate SCR6 chromosome 6, ASM4859323v1, whole genome shotgun sequence genome:
- the CCDC110 gene encoding coiled-coil domain-containing protein 110 isoform X8 codes for MGSLSSIQVYYDLEHVSTPETENQNQPQSALKALQHQLESFQALRMQTLQNVSMVQSEISEILNKSIIDVENPPQFSTEKATKKPVEKFMEEQTVRILHKDSQGQKILKQSTENTEEILPKKKINLFEESSTIHYVGGKSSSVTGNSISYGVTTPSQVISKNISTLTNQTKRSTVSPNISTLEKSNLLKNCNDFYSFLSYINQSLSSVNTAFPTQSKCTMPLLKEEYDRNLDDVCYAIKKMKDELQRSHERELTLAKELHKLKTATDVQSNGSDILFSAKLEKNESIKKENIGGELNEDIKSSRISDLEALVDRLIPLGETMSKFCTNYCQNCQSLSENETTANLNSIAIQSEVKSEKKIKEISNTDIIKYLQLDSSNLKDTSSLIDQTEREMKDKEKQLFELYQGSLKLENEKSSKINPVTDQYVAKIQYLQNYLKESVEVQKKVLGLENENLDLKTKIKPMVYTIQSLMQKNSTYQNQLRDLVEDKKTIQAKLSKAEEDNKECIVELKRIIQKYSELQNVNKILEEKNGQLCLEMQHMVELINQLKIKEEKTQNDMVLVSHEVTRLTVELDSLKTSNSVLQNDKQMLERKACQLQQENSSLEHDLQGSHLEILKLKEKERLTKSDQESLLQMIQSAKNEKLNLEASLHESAAARQIIEKEVEKIQSYNCDAKEKFEVELQNAKSKATFFKNGMSEMGKECEKLSKMVKGLQSDNQVLKEELKKHTQENLKFAKNISRLTEDKVLLENYLRTVENERDSLQFEVKRQRDYFTSGKVFSNKHRELTQLTYARSEHCHFDN; via the exons GTACAATCTGAAATTAGTGAAATTCTAAATAAAAGTATTATTGATGTAGAGAATCCACCACAGTTTAGTACAGAAAAGGCAACCAAGAAACCTGTTGAGAAATTTATG GAAGAACAAACTGTCAGAATATTACATAAGGACAGTCAAGGCCAAAAGATCTTAAAGCAG TCTACAGAGAATACAGAAGAAATCCtcccaaagaagaaaattaatctttTTGAGGAGTCCAGCACTATTCATTATGTAGGGGGGAAATCCAGTTCTGTCACTGGCAATAGTATCTCCTACGGTGTAACTACTCCATCTCAGGTTATTTCTAAGAACATATCAACTTTGACAAACCAAACAAAGAGATCAACTGTAAGCCCAAATATAAGTACCTTGGAAAAATCAAACTTACTGAAGAATTGCAATGACTTTTATAGTTTCCTATCTTACATAAATCAAAGTCTGTCTTCTGTCAATACAGCTTTTCCAACTCAATCTAAGTGTACTATGCCTCTTCTCAAAGAAGAATATGATAGAAACTTAGATGATGTTTGCTATgcaatcaaaaaaatgaaagatgagcTTCAAAGATCACATGAAAGGGAACTAACTCTTGCAAAGGAACTTCATAAGCTAAAGACTGCTACAGATGTTCAGAGTAATGGTTCAGATATTCTATTTTCtgcaaaattggaaaaaaatgaatctattaagaaagaaaatataggtgGTGAATTAAATGAGGACATAAAATCAAGCAGAATTTCGGATTTGGAGGCATTAGTAGATAGATTGATTCCATTAGGGGAAACAATGTCAAAATTTTGTACTAATTATTGTCAGAATTGTCAAAGCTTATCTGAGAATGAGACTACAGCAAATTTGAATTCCATTGctatacaaagtgaagtaaagagtgagaaaaaaattaaggaaatttcTAACACTGacataattaaatatttacaattgGATTCTAGCAATCTAAAAGATACATCATCATTAATTGATCAAACAGAACGTGaaatgaaagataaagaaaagcaaCTATTTGAGTTATATCAAGGATCACTAAAGCTTGAAAATGAGAAGTCATCAAAAATCAATCCAGTAACTGACCAATATGTTGCAAAAATCCAGTATTTACAGAATTATCTTAAAGAATCTGTGGAAGTACAGAAGAAAGTCCTAGGACTGGAAAATGAAAATCTTgacttaaagacaaaaataaaacccatGGTTTATACCATACAATCCCTGATGCAAAAAAATTCAACTTATCAAAATCAACTTAGGGATTTAGTTGAAGACAAAAAAACCATTCAGGCTAAATTGAGTAAAgcagaagaagataataaagaatgTATTGTTGAACTGAAAAGAATAATACAGAAGTATAGTGAACtccaaaatgtcaataaaattctagaagaaaaaaatggacaactCTGTTTGGAGATGCAACACATGGTTGAATTAATAAATCAGTTAAAAATTAAAGAGGAGAAAACTCAAAATGATATGGTTCTTGTCAGTCATGAAGTGACTCGATTGACAGTGGAACTGGACTCTCTGAAAACAAGTAATTCAGTGTTACAAAATGATAAACAGATGCTGGAAAGAAAAGCATGCCAGCTTCAACAAGAAAATAGCTCACTTGAACATGACCTACAAGGAAGTCATTTGGAGATActgaaactaaaagaaaaagagagattaacAAAATCTGATCAAGAGTCTCTTCTACAAATGATACAGAGtgctaaaaatgaaaaacttaatCTTGAAGCCTCATTACATGAATCTGCAGCTGCCAGACAGATAATAGAGAAAGAAGTTGAAAAAATCCAGTCCTACAATTGTGATGCAAAAGAGAAATTTGAAGTTGAACTTCAAAATGCAAAATCCAAAGCCACCTTTTTTAAGAATGGCATGTCTGAAATGGGCAAGGAATGTGAGAAGTTATCCAAAATGGTCAAAGGTCTTCAATCAGATAATCAAGTTCtaaaagaagaactaaagaagcATACccaagaaaatctaaaatttGCAAAGAACATTAGTAGGTTAACTGAAGACAAAGTGCTTTTAGAAAACTATTTAAGAACAGTAGAAAATGAAAGGGATAGTTTGCAATTTGAAGTGAAGCGTCAACGAGATTACTTTACCTCAGGTAAAGTATTTTCAAATAAGCATCGTGAGCTGACTCAGCTGACTTATGCAAGAAGTGAACATTGTCATTTTGATAACTAG
- the CCDC110 gene encoding coiled-coil domain-containing protein 110 isoform X10, protein MPPEHVSTPETENQNQPQSALKALQHQLESFQALRMQTLQNVQSEISEILNKSIIDVENPPQFSTEKATKKPVEKFMEEQTVRILHKDSQGQKILKQSTENTEEILPKKKINLFEESSTIHYVGGKSSSVTGNSISYGVTTPSQVISKNISTLTNQTKRSTVSPNISTLEKSNLLKNCNDFYSFLSYINQSLSSVNTAFPTQSKCTMPLLKEEYDRNLDDVCYAIKKMKDELQRSHERELTLAKELHKLKTATDVQSNGSDILFSAKLEKNESIKKENIGGELNEDIKSSRISDLEALVDRLIPLGETMSKFCTNYCQNCQSLSENETTANLNSIAIQSEVKSEKKIKEISNTDIIKYLQLDSSNLKDTSSLIDQTEREMKDKEKQLFELYQGSLKLENEKSSKINPVTDQYVAKIQYLQNYLKESVEVQKKVLGLENENLDLKTKIKPMVYTIQSLMQKNSTYQNQLRDLVEDKKTIQAKLSKAEEDNKECIVELKRIIQKYSELQNVNKILEEKNGQLCLEMQHMVELINQLKIKEEKTQNDMVLVSHEVTRLTVELDSLKTSNSVLQNDKQMLERKACQLQQENSSLEHDLQGSHLEILKLKEKERLTKSDQESLLQMIQSAKNEKLNLEASLHESAAARQIIEKEVEKIQSYNCDAKEKFEVELQNAKSKATFFKNGMSEMGKECEKLSKMVKGLQSDNQVLKEELKKHTQENLKFAKNISRLTEDKVLLENYLRTVENERDSLQFEVKRQRDYFTSGKVFSNKHRELTQLTYARSEHCHFDN, encoded by the exons GTACAATCTGAAATTAGTGAAATTCTAAATAAAAGTATTATTGATGTAGAGAATCCACCACAGTTTAGTACAGAAAAGGCAACCAAGAAACCTGTTGAGAAATTTATG GAAGAACAAACTGTCAGAATATTACATAAGGACAGTCAAGGCCAAAAGATCTTAAAGCAG TCTACAGAGAATACAGAAGAAATCCtcccaaagaagaaaattaatctttTTGAGGAGTCCAGCACTATTCATTATGTAGGGGGGAAATCCAGTTCTGTCACTGGCAATAGTATCTCCTACGGTGTAACTACTCCATCTCAGGTTATTTCTAAGAACATATCAACTTTGACAAACCAAACAAAGAGATCAACTGTAAGCCCAAATATAAGTACCTTGGAAAAATCAAACTTACTGAAGAATTGCAATGACTTTTATAGTTTCCTATCTTACATAAATCAAAGTCTGTCTTCTGTCAATACAGCTTTTCCAACTCAATCTAAGTGTACTATGCCTCTTCTCAAAGAAGAATATGATAGAAACTTAGATGATGTTTGCTATgcaatcaaaaaaatgaaagatgagcTTCAAAGATCACATGAAAGGGAACTAACTCTTGCAAAGGAACTTCATAAGCTAAAGACTGCTACAGATGTTCAGAGTAATGGTTCAGATATTCTATTTTCtgcaaaattggaaaaaaatgaatctattaagaaagaaaatataggtgGTGAATTAAATGAGGACATAAAATCAAGCAGAATTTCGGATTTGGAGGCATTAGTAGATAGATTGATTCCATTAGGGGAAACAATGTCAAAATTTTGTACTAATTATTGTCAGAATTGTCAAAGCTTATCTGAGAATGAGACTACAGCAAATTTGAATTCCATTGctatacaaagtgaagtaaagagtgagaaaaaaattaaggaaatttcTAACACTGacataattaaatatttacaattgGATTCTAGCAATCTAAAAGATACATCATCATTAATTGATCAAACAGAACGTGaaatgaaagataaagaaaagcaaCTATTTGAGTTATATCAAGGATCACTAAAGCTTGAAAATGAGAAGTCATCAAAAATCAATCCAGTAACTGACCAATATGTTGCAAAAATCCAGTATTTACAGAATTATCTTAAAGAATCTGTGGAAGTACAGAAGAAAGTCCTAGGACTGGAAAATGAAAATCTTgacttaaagacaaaaataaaacccatGGTTTATACCATACAATCCCTGATGCAAAAAAATTCAACTTATCAAAATCAACTTAGGGATTTAGTTGAAGACAAAAAAACCATTCAGGCTAAATTGAGTAAAgcagaagaagataataaagaatgTATTGTTGAACTGAAAAGAATAATACAGAAGTATAGTGAACtccaaaatgtcaataaaattctagaagaaaaaaatggacaactCTGTTTGGAGATGCAACACATGGTTGAATTAATAAATCAGTTAAAAATTAAAGAGGAGAAAACTCAAAATGATATGGTTCTTGTCAGTCATGAAGTGACTCGATTGACAGTGGAACTGGACTCTCTGAAAACAAGTAATTCAGTGTTACAAAATGATAAACAGATGCTGGAAAGAAAAGCATGCCAGCTTCAACAAGAAAATAGCTCACTTGAACATGACCTACAAGGAAGTCATTTGGAGATActgaaactaaaagaaaaagagagattaacAAAATCTGATCAAGAGTCTCTTCTACAAATGATACAGAGtgctaaaaatgaaaaacttaatCTTGAAGCCTCATTACATGAATCTGCAGCTGCCAGACAGATAATAGAGAAAGAAGTTGAAAAAATCCAGTCCTACAATTGTGATGCAAAAGAGAAATTTGAAGTTGAACTTCAAAATGCAAAATCCAAAGCCACCTTTTTTAAGAATGGCATGTCTGAAATGGGCAAGGAATGTGAGAAGTTATCCAAAATGGTCAAAGGTCTTCAATCAGATAATCAAGTTCtaaaagaagaactaaagaagcATACccaagaaaatctaaaatttGCAAAGAACATTAGTAGGTTAACTGAAGACAAAGTGCTTTTAGAAAACTATTTAAGAACAGTAGAAAATGAAAGGGATAGTTTGCAATTTGAAGTGAAGCGTCAACGAGATTACTTTACCTCAGGTAAAGTATTTTCAAATAAGCATCGTGAGCTGACTCAGCTGACTTATGCAAGAAGTGAACATTGTCATTTTGATAACTAG